The Leptospira mtsangambouensis sequence CAAACGCAGTGCAGAATGCCCGCCACTGGATTGCCCTGAATTTGAATCAATGTATAAAAAACCAAATGGGTTTGGATTCGGCTTTGATTGAATGGGAAGAAAAAATAAAAAATAGATGAGTGAAAAGAATAAGGAATGGGCGGTATTTCTCCGCCCAAAGTGGATCTGAATTATAGATTGTACCCGTTTAATATTAGTTTTGCGACTGTAACATTTTGTTTTGCTACATCTTCCGCTACGATTTTCATTTCAGAAGGAGAAAGGTTTGCTTGTTTTAACCCTTGTCCAATCGCAATGTAAGTTGCGCTGTTTGATCTCCACGCAACAACACCGTGAGATTTTGCAATTAAAGAAAGTTGGTTTTCAAGTTCTTGTTTTTGGTTTCCGTAACGAATTTGTAATGCTACGCTTGCAATGATATCCTCTTTGTACTCGTTCATTGCTTTTTCTTTTCCGCTATCAGAAATTGAAGAGATGCTATTCGAAACTGATTTCACTAGTGCGGAAGCAGAGTCAGAAACAGAAACTCCTAATCGACTGATACTTCCTGAAGCCGAATCAAGAATAGAACAATTGTTAAATGAAATTAGTACCGCAATTACGGAAACTATACTCAAATGTTTGAACATACGCATAAAAAACCTCTTACGACGAATTGCAAAGATTCTAAGTCCAATTTAGAAACCGTCAATTAATTTTCTGAATCAAACGGAAACTACCACCGACCCAAAAGCAGGCAGTGTGATTTCAAAGTGGCCACCAATCATTCGAAGGTTTACCATTGTTCCTGTCCAGAAGTCCAAAAACGGC is a genomic window containing:
- a CDS encoding putative lipoprotein, which produces MFKHLSIVSVIAVLISFNNCSILDSASGSISRLGVSVSDSASALVKSVSNSISSISDSGKEKAMNEYKEDIIASVALQIRYGNQKQELENQLSLIAKSHGVVAWRSNSATYIAIGQGLKQANLSPSEMKIVAEDVAKQNVTVAKLILNGYNL